A window from Littorina saxatilis isolate snail1 linkage group LG9, US_GU_Lsax_2.0, whole genome shotgun sequence encodes these proteins:
- the LOC138976329 gene encoding E3 ubiquitin-protein ligase TRIM45-like, which yields MATATATSSADSDTECSVCHELFKKPKLLPCAHVLCRHCLLSWLASNPEALCPLCRGAIADPKEKSKTKGWVEVVDALPDDVAMAALVESTRVLSQDHVCVGCKSAADSICLSCNDMMCKPCGQSHTNFSMARHHKVEDLSSMTAEELAASQPDHCSVHTSKSCELFCPTHGAAICHLCASAKHRACPDLTELAEAADKSREELSQMVTSLLTEEQQLEEAVAALERHLEATEKVVQEALAEIDRTCDKLENSVKEFRRRLKEMTLDAKAKVRDTVLAVKVTLLDHRGRLTSHRRVADRTTRGSTNKGMCDVTRALRDRVKDILVTCGQRRADLKSVYMVTLTIDAAAVARIEKELSELGQVKISPASVGPVQNLGWRFHTNHGTNIALSNDGLTAERVMGVQNAIVVADQPMVPDVVYEIQIDKLNMKLGQYYLPCGVVLTDPDHLRLPVTAYSGWGREAVVISSAVDNRGHTVRSCSHNFAR from the exons ATGGCAACGGCAACAGCAACAAGTTCAGCGGACAGTGACACGGAATGCTCCGTGTGTCACGAGCTGTTCAAGAAACCCAAACTGCTGCCCTGTGCTCACGTCCTGTGTCGCCATTGTCTTCTCTCCTGGCTCGCCTCCAACCCCGAGGCCCTCTGTCCGCTCTGCAGGGGCGCCATCGCGGACCCCAAAGAGAAAAGTAAGACAAAGGGGTGGGTGGAGGTGGTGGACGCCTTACCGGATGACGTCGCCATGGCAGCGCTAGTGGAGAGTACACGTGTACTGAGCCAAGATCATGTTTGTGTAGGATGCAAGTCTGCGGCTGACTCTATTTGCCTGTCCTGCAATGATATGATGTGTAAGCCGTGTGGTCAGTCGCATACCAATTTCTCTATGGCTCGTCATCACAAGGTGGAAGACTTGTCCAGCATGACAGCGGAAGAGCTGGCCGCCAGTCAGCCTGACCACTGCAGCGTGCACACCAGCAAGTCCTGCGAGCTCTTCTGTCCCACACACGGGGCCGCAATTTGCCACCTGTGTGCCAGCGCCAAGCATCGCGCATGCCCAGACCTGACGGAACTGGCGGAAGCGGCAGACAAGTCACGTGAGGAGCTGAGTCAGATGGTGACGTCACTGTTGACGGAAGAGCAACAGCTGGAAGAAGCTGTGGCAGCGTTGGAGCGCCACCTGGAGGCCACGGAGAAAGTGGTGCAGGAAGCTCTTGCTGAGATCGACAGGACCTGCGACAAGCTAGAGAACTCTGTCAAGGAATTCAGGCGTCGTCTGAAGGAGATGACGCTCGATGCCAAAGCCAAAGTGAGGGACACAGTCTTAGCCGTCAAGGTCACCTTGTTGGATCATCGAGGCAGGCTGACGTCACACCGACGTGTTGCTGATCGAACCACCAGAGGGTCCACTAATAAAGGGATGTGTGACGTCACTCGTGCTCTGAGGGACCGTGTGAAGGACATACTGGTCACTTGTGGTCAACGCCGAGCGGACTTGAAGTCGGTTTACATGGTTACGCTGACAATTGACGCTGCCGCAGTGGCCCGCATTGAAAAGGAACTGTCGGAGCTTGGTCAGGTGAAGATAAGCCCTGCGTCTGTCGGTCCTGTTCAG AACCTTGGGTGGCGTTTTCACACAAACCACGGGACGAACATTGCACTGAGCAACGACGGTCTGACAGCAGAGAGAGTGATGGGTGTACAGAATGCCATTGTTGTTGCTGACCAGCCCATGGTGCCCGACGTGGTgtatgag ATCCAAATAGACAAGCTAAACATGAAGTTGGGACAATACTACCTGCCGTGTGGAGTGGTGCTGACTGATCCCGATCACCTCCGTCTGCCTGTCACAGCTTACAGTGGATGGGGCAGGGAGGCTGTTGTCATCAGTAGTGCTGTGGATAACCGTGGACACACAGTAAGGTCATGTTCACACAACTTTGCTCGTTAG
- the LOC138977245 gene encoding mucin-2-like — MMTLTLTLTLTPTLTLTLTPTLTPTLTLTPTLTLTLTLTLTPTLTLTLTLTLTPTLTPTLTLTPTLTLTLTPTLTPTLTLTPTLTPTLTPTSTLTPTPTLTPTLTPTLTPTPTLTPTLTPTLTPTLTPTLTPTLTPTLTLTPTLTPTLTPTLTLTPTSTLTPTPTLTPTLTPTLTPTPTLTPTLTLTPTLTPTPTLTPTLTLTPTLTLTPTPTLTPTLTPTLTPTLTPTPTLTLTLTPTLTPTPTLTPTPTLTPTLTLTPTPTLTPTLTLTPTPTPTLTPTLTPTPTLTPTPTLTTTTCYPTDKCRSHQLGYY, encoded by the coding sequence ATGATGACTCTTACTCTTACTCTTACTCTTACTCCTACTCTTACTCTTACTCTTACTCCTACTCTTACTCCTACTCTTACTCTTACTCCTACTCTTACTCTTACTCTTACTCTTACTCTTACTCCTACTCTTACTCTTACTCTTACTCTTACTCTTACTCCTACTCTTACTCCTACTCTTACTCTTACTCCTACTCTTACTCTTACTCTTACTCCTACTCTTACTCCTACTCTTACTCTTACTCCTACTCTTACTCCTACTCTTACTCCTACTTCTACTCTTACTCCTACTCCTACTCTTACTCCTACTCTTACTCCTACTCTTACTCCTACTCCTACTCTTACTCCTACTCTTACTCCTACTCTTACTCCTACTCTTACTCCTACTCTTACTCCTACTCTTACTCCTACTCTTACTCTTACTCCTACTCTTACTCCTACTCTTACTCCTACTCTTACTCTTACTCCTACTTCTACTCTTACTCCTACTCCTACTCTTACTCCTACTCTTACTCCTACTCTTACTCCTACTCCTACTCTTACTCCTACTCTTACTCTTACTCCTACTCTTACTCCTACTCCTACTCTTACTCCTACTCTTACTCTTACTCCTACTCTTACTCTTACTCCTACTCCTACTCTTACTCCTACTCTTACTCCTACTCTTACTCCTACTCTTACTCCTACTCCTACTCTTACTCTTACTCTTACTCCTACTCTTACTCCTACTCCTACTCTCACTCCTACTCCTACTCTTACTCCTACTCTTACTCTTACTCCTACTCCTACTCTTACTCCTACTCTTACTCTTACTCCTACTCCTACTCCTACTCTTACTCCTACTCTTACTCCTACTCCTACTCTTACTCCTACTCCTActcttactactactacttgcTATCCTACAGACAAATGTCGAAGTCATCAACTTGGCTATTACTGA